One genomic segment of Candidatus Binatia bacterium includes these proteins:
- a CDS encoding SMP-30/gluconolactonase/LRE family protein, which produces MRVLHEPLFYPEGPTWNACRLYFVEYARHAVGVIDLADGAARTVWQEPGFGPAAAVCGSDGTLWVTGSDSNCIARVDCDGTTIEVIRQEATGRSLPAPNDLVFDRAGALYFTASGVFEPTAPVAGCVFRHQPGGATRLLAGAIHYANGIALAPDGMTLFVSEHFRNRVLAFDVHAGGTLHRRRVYADLHALTPTPVDNPLLGPDGIACSPTLARAISRGPTCSAESFCSTFSLAPNAAGAGAW; this is translated from the coding sequence ATGCGTGTGCTGCACGAACCGCTTTTCTACCCCGAGGGCCCGACGTGGAACGCGTGCCGCCTGTACTTCGTCGAGTATGCGCGGCACGCCGTCGGCGTGATCGACCTCGCGGACGGCGCCGCCCGGACGGTCTGGCAGGAGCCCGGCTTCGGACCGGCGGCCGCCGTCTGCGGGTCCGACGGCACCCTCTGGGTCACCGGCAGCGACAGCAACTGCATCGCCCGGGTCGACTGCGACGGGACCACGATCGAGGTCATCCGGCAGGAGGCCACGGGCCGGTCCTTGCCGGCTCCCAACGACCTCGTCTTCGATCGTGCCGGCGCGCTCTACTTCACTGCCTCCGGCGTCTTCGAACCCACCGCCCCGGTGGCCGGCTGCGTGTTTCGGCACCAGCCCGGCGGCGCGACCCGCCTGCTCGCCGGCGCCATTCACTATGCCAACGGCATTGCTCTCGCACCCGACGGCATGACGCTGTTCGTGAGCGAACACTTCCGCAACCGGGTTCTTGCGTTCGACGTACATGCCGGCGGCACGCTGCACCGGCGGCGAGTGTATGCCGACTTGCACGCACTGACCCCGACGCCGGTCGACAATCCGCTGCTCGGCCCCGACGGGATCGCGTGTTCGCCTACACTCGCCCGCGCCATTTCGCGTGGGCCGACCTGCTCCGCCGAATCTTTCTGTTCGACATTCTCGCTTGCACCGAATGCGGCGGGCGCTGGCGCCTGGTAA